In Geotalea uraniireducens, one genomic interval encodes:
- a CDS encoding GGDEF domain-containing protein — translation MVRAVMQANSYHNPRSMLLLPPLPPLGDDMGEFTEYIDKQSRFVLVILGYVLLILLGLLDHLTEEMRFEPLYLIPVFIVVWFGTRRAGIIIALASVCAWLVANGPLLLGGESVARLLWDVTVELGMLLVFSWLVAEVRNCRRHMKMLTRQDPLTGMMSYDYFTEVAGSEIKRAKRYLHPFTLSCIDFSPAATGEHVAVQEAAGETLITSVASIVRENLRETDIAARFGRASIVVLLPEADKDAAKSVVQKLQEEIAELIRTLQPQANFGIGAITYNEPPKAVDEMVRAAVKLAQTSSRRGHGAMKHEFVGDSR, via the coding sequence ATGGTTCGTGCTGTGATGCAAGCGAATTCCTATCACAACCCGCGGTCGATGTTGCTGTTGCCTCCGTTACCTCCGCTCGGTGATGATATGGGTGAATTTACCGAATATATCGACAAACAGTCCCGGTTTGTCTTGGTCATTCTGGGATATGTTTTGTTGATTCTTCTGGGCTTGCTTGACCATTTGACAGAGGAGATGCGCTTTGAGCCTCTGTATCTGATCCCGGTATTTATTGTGGTCTGGTTCGGGACGAGAAGGGCGGGAATTATTATTGCCCTTGCCAGCGTTTGTGCCTGGCTGGTTGCAAATGGCCCCCTGCTGCTTGGCGGTGAAAGTGTTGCCCGCCTGTTGTGGGACGTTACCGTTGAGCTTGGAATGCTCCTTGTCTTCAGTTGGTTGGTTGCCGAAGTAAGAAATTGTCGTCGTCATATGAAGATGCTGACTCGTCAGGATCCGTTGACTGGCATGATGAGTTATGATTATTTCACCGAGGTTGCCGGCTCGGAAATTAAACGGGCAAAAAGGTATTTGCATCCCTTTACGCTGTCCTGCATTGATTTTTCCCCGGCGGCGACTGGCGAACATGTTGCCGTGCAAGAGGCAGCTGGGGAAACGTTGATAACCTCGGTAGCCTCAATTGTCCGGGAGAATCTCCGTGAAACCGATATCGCCGCCCGATTTGGCCGTGCTTCGATCGTGGTTCTTTTGCCCGAAGCAGACAAAGACGCCGCCAAGTCGGTTGTGCAAAAACTCCAGGAGGAGATTGCCGAACTGATCAGGACGCTGCAGCCGCAGGCAAACTTCGGCATCGGGGCGATCACTTACAATGAGCCGCCAAAAGCGGTTGATGAAATGGTTCGGGCAGCGGTAAAGCTTGCCCAAACATCCTCCCGCCGTGGGCATGGCGCTATGAAGCATGAATTTGTCGGTGACAGCCGGTAA
- a CDS encoding ABC transporter permease: MKMQRIRAVARKEFTHVFRDLRSLILGIALPMLLLFLFGYALTLDVDNVPLIVWDQSNTVTSRDLTSQFSGSRYFSLQGHAINYQEIERAIDRRDALMALIIPRNFAEVLQARQPAAIQVIVDGSDSNTATIALGYAEFIVSGYSQGITLRQLVRTTGAVPQPPLAIEPRVWFNADMVSRNAIVPGLIAVIMMVIAALLTSLTIAREWETGTMEQLISTPLTGAELIIGKLVPYFCIGIFDLIMSLLAGRFIFQVPMRGERLLLLGMSILFLVVALTLGMLISIVGRSQFAASQFAMVATLLPAFLLSGFVFPIANMPLFLRIMTHVIPARYFVTILRGIYLKGVGMTVLAGDALLLVAFGIAVFSAAIRKFRKKIS, from the coding sequence ATGAAAATGCAACGTATCCGCGCGGTGGCCCGCAAAGAATTCACCCACGTTTTCCGTGACTTGCGCAGCCTCATCCTGGGAATAGCCTTGCCGATGCTGCTCCTTTTCCTCTTCGGCTACGCGCTCACGCTCGACGTCGACAATGTCCCGCTCATCGTCTGGGACCAGAGCAACACCGTTACCAGCCGCGACCTGACCAGCCAGTTCAGCGGCTCACGCTATTTCTCCCTGCAGGGCCATGCCATCAATTACCAGGAGATCGAACGAGCCATCGACCGGCGCGATGCGCTGATGGCACTCATCATCCCCCGGAATTTCGCGGAGGTCCTACAGGCGCGACAGCCGGCGGCAATCCAGGTAATCGTCGACGGCAGTGATTCGAATACCGCGACCATCGCCCTCGGCTATGCCGAATTCATCGTCAGCGGCTATTCGCAGGGAATCACCCTTCGCCAGCTCGTCCGGACGACTGGAGCCGTCCCGCAGCCGCCGCTGGCCATCGAGCCGCGTGTCTGGTTCAACGCCGACATGGTTTCCCGAAATGCCATCGTCCCGGGGCTGATCGCGGTAATCATGATGGTCATCGCCGCACTTCTGACCTCCCTGACCATCGCCCGCGAGTGGGAAACCGGCACCATGGAGCAGCTGATCTCCACACCCCTGACCGGAGCGGAGCTGATTATCGGCAAACTGGTTCCCTATTTCTGCATCGGCATCTTCGACCTGATCATGTCGCTGCTCGCCGGCCGATTCATCTTTCAGGTGCCGATGCGCGGCGAGCGGCTGCTCCTACTGGGGATGTCGATCCTTTTCCTGGTCGTTGCCCTGACACTCGGCATGCTGATCAGCATCGTCGGCCGGAGCCAGTTTGCCGCCAGCCAATTTGCGATGGTCGCCACGCTCCTCCCGGCGTTCCTCCTTTCGGGCTTCGTTTTCCCGATCGCCAACATGCCGCTCTTTCTCCGAATCATGACCCATGTCATCCCGGCCCGTTATTTTGTAACAATCCTGCGCGGAATCTATCTCAAGGGGGTGGGGATGACCGTCCTCGCCGGTGATGCCTTATTGCTCGTGGCGTTCGGCATTGCGGTCTTCTCGGCCGCGATCAGGAAATTTCGCAAAAAAATCTCTTAG
- a CDS encoding ABC transporter permease — protein sequence MFDRLKTMLIKETIQILRDPKMRFVIFAVPVVQIILFGYAVNTDVRHIATAVYDQDNSATSRDLVARLEHSGYFDIVQRIGNERGIRDLLDRGTIRAVVRINHGFEELIGAGRTAPLQVIVDGTDPNTARIVLSYSVKIAEQFSNSILAEQLVRRNGTYLPAGSVELASRAWFNDNLESRNYYVPGVMAMMVLITTMMLSSMAVVREKEIGTMEQIIVTPIKRWEFIVGKTVPFAAVGFLNVTIVTLFAVFWFDIPVRGSIWLIFGGTALYLMSTLGFGLFISTVSNTQQQAMMSSFMFTFPAMLLSGFAFPIENMPPSIQYATFVNPLRYYLVIVRGVFLKGVGFGTLWPQLGALALLGSTVLVVAVRRFRKTVT from the coding sequence ATGTTCGACCGTCTAAAAACCATGTTGATCAAGGAAACGATCCAGATCCTCCGCGACCCGAAAATGCGCTTCGTGATTTTCGCCGTTCCGGTGGTTCAGATCATTCTGTTCGGTTATGCGGTCAATACCGACGTCAGGCACATTGCCACCGCTGTTTACGATCAGGACAACAGCGCCACCAGCCGCGACCTGGTGGCCAGATTGGAGCATTCGGGGTACTTCGATATTGTCCAGAGGATCGGAAATGAGCGGGGAATCCGCGACCTACTGGACCGGGGAACGATCCGGGCGGTTGTCCGGATCAACCATGGTTTCGAAGAGCTGATCGGCGCTGGCCGCACCGCACCGTTGCAGGTAATCGTCGATGGCACGGATCCGAATACTGCCCGAATTGTCCTCAGCTATTCGGTCAAGATTGCCGAGCAATTCAGCAACAGTATCCTGGCTGAACAGCTTGTCCGACGCAATGGCACCTACTTGCCGGCCGGATCGGTCGAACTGGCAAGCCGGGCATGGTTCAACGACAACCTGGAGAGTCGGAATTATTATGTCCCAGGGGTCATGGCCATGATGGTGTTGATCACGACAATGATGCTTTCCAGCATGGCCGTCGTCCGCGAAAAGGAGATCGGAACGATGGAACAGATCATCGTCACCCCGATCAAACGGTGGGAATTTATTGTCGGCAAGACCGTTCCCTTCGCCGCTGTCGGCTTCCTTAACGTTACCATCGTCACGCTTTTCGCAGTATTCTGGTTCGATATCCCGGTCAGGGGGAGCATCTGGCTTATCTTTGGCGGCACCGCGTTGTACCTGATGAGCACCCTCGGCTTCGGCCTGTTCATCTCCACCGTCAGTAACACCCAGCAACAGGCGATGATGAGCTCGTTCATGTTCACCTTCCCGGCAATGCTCTTGTCGGGGTTTGCCTTCCCGATAGAAAACATGCCGCCCAGCATCCAATATGCCACGTTTGTCAATCCGCTGCGGTACTATCTGGTCATTGTCAGGGGAGTATTTCTCAAAGGGGTGGGATTCGGCACTTTGTGGCCCCAGTTGGGAGCGTTGGCCCTACTGGGAAGCACCGTGCTGGTTGTGGCAGTCCGGCGATTCAGGAAGACCGTTACCTAG
- the rplQ gene encoding 50S ribosomal protein L17, producing the protein MRHNKAGRRLGRTTSHRVAMFRNMVTSFFEHERITTTDAKAKELRSVVEKMITLGKRGDLHAMRQAASFIRDKKVVTKLFTTIAPRYQERFGGYTRIVKLGIRPGDNAPLSVIELVEEQVEKKVKKQKPAAKAAPAVAKPAPAIEEATETSEVVTAVADTAEECEAKAD; encoded by the coding sequence ATGCGTCATAATAAGGCTGGCAGAAGACTTGGCAGAACTACAAGCCATCGGGTTGCGATGTTCAGAAATATGGTAACTTCGTTTTTTGAACATGAGCGGATTACGACGACCGATGCAAAAGCCAAGGAACTGCGTTCAGTTGTAGAAAAGATGATCACCTTGGGCAAGCGTGGAGATCTCCATGCAATGCGTCAGGCAGCATCTTTTATCCGTGATAAGAAGGTTGTGACCAAGCTGTTTACGACTATTGCTCCGCGGTATCAGGAACGATTTGGCGGCTATACCAGAATAGTGAAGCTTGGGATTCGGCCTGGCGACAACGCTCCGTTGTCGGTTATTGAGCTTGTTGAAGAGCAGGTTGAAAAAAAGGTCAAGAAACAAAAACCGGCCGCCAAAGCAGCCCCTGCTGTTGCTAAGCCTGCACCGGCAATTGAAGAGGCAACCGAAACATCTGAGGTGGTGACTGCAGTTGCTGATACCGCTGAGGAGTGCGAAGCGAAGGCTGATTAG
- a CDS encoding ferritin family protein → MPDFGTPFAGLVSGRKLTHEELIRAIRFMVAAEYEAIQLYMQLAESTDEPLAQAVLKDIADEERVHAGEFLRLLHSLAPDEAKYYAEGAEEVEELMAELGKKGRKTKKKS, encoded by the coding sequence ATGCCAGATTTTGGAACTCCCTTTGCCGGCCTGGTCAGCGGCCGGAAACTCACTCATGAAGAGCTTATCCGCGCCATTCGTTTTATGGTTGCTGCAGAGTATGAAGCGATTCAGCTCTACATGCAGCTGGCCGAATCGACCGACGAGCCGCTCGCTCAAGCCGTGTTGAAAGATATTGCCGATGAGGAGCGTGTTCATGCCGGCGAATTCCTGCGGCTGTTGCACAGCTTGGCGCCCGATGAGGCAAAATATTATGCGGAAGGTGCGGAAGAGGTTGAAGAACTGATGGCGGAGCTTGGGAAGAAAGGCCGCAAGACAAAGAAAAAGTCGTGA